The genomic interval ACATTGGGCATTGTTTGTTGGTGATGTAGATCATCTCAAATTAATCTTAAATGCAGTACATACTCTCATTCTAAAAACATATTGGCCCTTCGTTTATATATCCATTGGTCTTCAAATTACTAGAAGACCAATTTCATGGTATTAACCGACTGAAATACTATGATGTCACTATGGTTTTAAATGCGGTTCCCTGCagtctttttctaaaatttaattagcttatataatttaatcaaattatataatgattattttgggTAAgaactaatgaaaaataaaaatctttaaaattatcttactttaaaatcaaaacattcaattaattattacaatagTTAATTTATATTCTCAAATGCAAGCACCTATTAAGACCACAAATTACATTCATGCATCCAAactttatcataaatttaaattatgtaatttagtTTGTAGAAtgtctaatttaaaaaatgatagcAGAAGAAGATAACCTTACCACGCGAACTGCAGAGTACCTAACGCAGGGATCGAAGTCTCGAAGCAATTGAACGGCGCGTCGGTAACACGTATCGATCAAGCCAACGTCTTTTAACTCTCCACCGCGCTCAATGAATTGAACGAGCCCTTCAAGCGCCGCGTCTATAACGTAAGGGTAAGGATCCTTCGTGAACCCCAGCAGCACCACCAACAGCGAGCCAGGTCGGACCTCAAAACTCGAACCTGCGTTCCGGAGCATCCACACGCGGGCGGACACGGAGGCGCTGAAACACAGCGACGTGAAGCACTCATCGTCTAGATGGAGGCCTGAGAGGGACGCGTCGATGGCCTCCACAGCGAGACGGGGGAGTACTCGGCGATCGGAAGACTAATGGTGGTGGTGAGGTTGGTGTGGCGAGAAGCGCCGTAAGAGAGGAGCTTGAGGGAGTGAGTAGTGTGGCGTGGGGAGCTGGTTAAGGTTTGGAGGATGTGGGAGACAGTGCGTTTTGATGTACAAGGGTGGAGGAGGAGGGACCTCATGGTGCAGAGGGTGCGGAGAGAGAGGGTTTCGTTTTCTTCAGAAGTTTTGGCTGGATTGGCCATCGGTTCCAGTGAAGTTACTAAATAACCAGTTGAGCTTTCAACTCATACTTGATTCTAAATCGTCTTTCTCACAAGTGCGAGCTGGGTTTTACGGACATACCTGTTCTACTCATTTATCCCAACACATTTCCACGGACCCTTAATGTGGTTGGGTCTTACTACACTGGGGATAGGGGTGGACAAATTGCATTATAGTATACTGCACTATAGAagtttatagttaactataaactAGTAACTCTGCTCTTGCAAGTAAGAACTAGTCAGTTCTACCATACTctcaacaagaaaaatataaatcaatcttTTTCTGGAATATCCCAGTAATAAGCTCTAATACAGTGTACAATCACATTtctgttaaaatatataaattataaataattttctctaAAAGACGAAATTTGATATCCAAATTAGTGTATAGTTAAAAACTAAACAGTTGTTCATCGGAAACTGGAATCTGTCATAAAACTAGCTAGTCAAAGTTCTTGAAAGGTATTTTCTGATGATAACTAATTTTAATCACCGAtcaatgagaaaaattaaaattgtgagAACAAAGCtgccaaaatatattaatagaattATCCAGACGACTGGAGAAACCCAACTAGATTCTTTGTAGGCAACCCAGACCTGATATTGCATGAATAGTTAGAAATAGGATACCTAAACTGatccaaaacaaaattaatgaaattaaacttCGGCATTATAGAATTGAACATACTCAAGTTGAAATGAGGATAAACAAAGAACCCTTTTAATATAACAAACTCAAGAACTCAtcctaaacataaaaaaatcacatataacAGAAGATTCAATAACCAGTACCCCTTTACATCATGAACCAACTTGAGAacatattcaataatttataatcacATGTCCAAATTAAACAAGGAAGTTAAGTCAAAGTTGTCCCATACATCAAATCATTGGAACATCAAATCAAGTGATAACATACAAATACTACAAATTCTTGAGCTGACCAAGATGTGGAACAAGTTGACCAGAAAAAGCAGCATTCCCCATATCACTGACATCAAATTGAACACACTTCAAGAACTAATTAAAGCAACACGACAAACTGCtgtaaacaaaaaattacacTTCAAGAACATACCATATAGGTTGGAGAAATATACTTCAAACACAAAAATCACTGATCACAACTAAACAAAATTGTGCTGATCAACTATATGAAAGTTTAAACagccaaaaaaatttgaaggaTTCTGCAACTAACGGGCAACACAAGGATCATAAGATAGAAAATCCATGATGCATACAGAGTCATCACCATCACATTCAGGAAAAAAGTGTAAACTACCAAGAATTTTGCGTAAGCATAAATGCCATGTTGCCGCTGAATGCATAATTTTGAACTGTTAGTACCTTTCTGAAAGCTTTACATTGCTACAGGTAATCGTGTTAGCATTCTACCATCTCAGATTTGACAGACATAAcagaagaaaacagaaaacatcAATTGAAGTAAAAACAGATACAAAAGTACAAACATACATTTCAAGAAGAAAACTACAATCCTTGATCATGAAAGACGTGCAATTAGATACCTAAAATTAAGGCAAAACTTAAAATCCCTTGATCTTGCAGCTAGACCAATCATACAGGTgacataacataaaaaattaacaaaaagacACAGAGGAAAAGGACCATATGAAGTCACCCACCAAGGAGTGCAGAAACTTGTCGGTTTCTTTGTTATTTAGCATGTGATTGTATGCAAGATAAAAACTGAGTTATATTTAATGTATGAATTAGCCTAATAATCTATGTGTAGTGTTTTATATGGTCCATGGTTTCCTTGTTAGTTGATTAATGTTTTGCTTGTAATATGTTTTGATCTaacataacaaaaagaaaacaattcaaaattgtTGTATAAAGCTTTAGTTACATAAACTTCCATGTGGTTCAAAACCATTAAAGGAATTTGATGGCAGTTATATACAGATGTAGATCAGCATTCTAATAGAATAAATGAGTATCTTTAAAACCATGAGGTAAGTTATCTTCCATAGTCTGCCAATTTGATTGATATACATGTATGAccataattatacaatttttaatgttctataaaagtaaaatagaaacaTTTGATCGGTTATAGAAACATTTGTTGTGCACATTATTCCCCTAAAATACCCAAGTTCACCTAAAAGAGTCGTCTTATGGATAATATGCCGAGTAAATCCTAGCAGCTACAGCCCAGTTTCATCCCTCGGCAACTCCACAACTAGATTCAGCAGGATTACCTCAAGAAACCTCATCTGATCCATTCTACACCAGTACTTATGCAATTTCTCATAATTATATTAGTTTCAGTTTCACTAGCTCATTGGATGGAATCAATGTAATTGCAAGTAACATCGGTTTGTTCATGAGACCTTTCACATAATAGTTGTTTGCATGAGTTATGACTGTAAAAAGATCCTTAtccttccatttttaatttgcaTGAACGCCATAAATATAACTGAGAGGGTGTGTCTTATCATTGGATACAAACGAATGAACTCGATTACCATTTTCAATCCAGCTGCAACCAGGGACTCTTGCATCACCCTTCTTCCCCATCATTCCACGAACTCTTTCTACATCACACCAATGTCTATGGGAAGCATAAATGTTAGACATGACTGCATAGTTTACACTCTCCTCTGGTTCTATGATGAAGAGCCTTTCTGCAGCCCATTTAGCCAGTTCTATATTTGCATGGATATTGCAGGATCCTATAAATGCTCCCAATGTATTCGATTCAGCTTCCATTGGCAGTGACCTTAAGAATTCAAAAGCTTCATTTATAAGACCATATCTTCCAAGAAGATCAACAAGGCAGGTATAATGCCCTGATTCAGGAACAATCTGATACACACTGGTCATCAAGTTAAAGTAGTGAAGCCCCTTAGCCACAAGCCCAGAATGAGAACAAGCACAGAGAACACCAAGAAAAGAAATCTGATCCGGAATTACTCCACAAGATAGCATCTTCTCAAATGTTTCAGTTGCTTCCTTGGCTAGACCATGGAATGCATATGCACTTATCAATGAACTCCACGTAACAAGATCAGGTTCTGCAGCTAATCTGAAGCATTGGCTTGCATTAGCTATGCTACCACACTTGGAGTAAGCACTGATCAGAGAATTAACAACAGATACAAATTCTTGAAATGAGGATTTAACTGCAAAAGCATGGACTAGCATTGTTTCAGTAATGGCACAAGTATAGCCACATGAACTAATAGTGCTGGAAATAGTTAGTTCATCAGGGGAAACCCCTTCGTGAAGCATCTCTTTCAGAAGCTTCATAACCTCATTCCCTTCTCCACAATTCCCGCACCCAACGATAATGGTGTTCCAAGCCACAACATTTCTAATCACCATCCTATCAAATGTTTTGTGTGCGTcagttatattttcatttttcgcATACATGTTAATCAATGCAGTAGCTACTGACACATCTGAATCGAATGATTGTTTCAGAATGTGCCCATGAAGCTGCCTTCCAAAATCATAATAGTCCAGAGTATCACACACACTAAGCACAATGCTAAAAGTGAACTCATCTCCATTTCCACAATCTGATCGCATCAAGTTGAACATTCCCAGAGCCTCTTCCGGTGAACGATTCAAGGCGTAGCATGAAATCATCACATTCCACATAACCAAATCTCTTTGAGGAACAACATGAAAAACCATCCTTGCGTTCTTAACCAAGCCAAATTTAGCATATAAATCAATAAGAACACTTCCAACAAAACAATCCAAATCAAGTCTCAGTttcactgcaaaacaatgcaactGGAAACCCAAGTCAATATCACGAAACTTTATGCAAACACCAATGAGACCATTCAAAGTTGTACTGTCCGGAACCACCGTTTCCAACAACATTcttttgaaataagaaaaacagAGCTGTGGATTCGAGTCATTTTCAACTGCATTGCCACATCCAAGAATGCCCCGAATTAGAATGTTCCACGAAACCACATTTCTCACGGGCAATTCTTCAAACAGTTTCTGTGCATCTTTAGTTTCTTTACACTTCAGATAAAGactcaaaatctgattttgcaGGGACAGAACATGGCAAAATCCAAACTTTATCAAATGTGCATGCAACTGTTTTCCTTCAGGAAAAAGAGCCCATTTGGTGGAGACTTTGAGGGCGTTGGcataaaataaatgaacagTGCAAGGATCCCTTAAGTTGGTTTCATCAGGAAATGGCATAAAAACTCTGAGTTTGCTCCATGAGTGGGTGTACCGAGTGGCAAATGAATAAGCAATTGGAGGGAAAGGAAGCTGCTTTTTTAAATGGAATTTGCAGAGCATGAGATTAGAGACTAAACACAGTTGCACTAGGAATTGTCATGTCAGAGATTTTGTATCATCTTCTCCAAATTTGGAGATTGGACTCAAACATCACAAAAGTATTGTTTTTGAGTCTTTCTTTCAAAGTGATTGCTAGTGAGATTAAAAAGCTTATTTGGTTTAAGCAAtgcttattttaaattgtatttaatatatcaataatatcaatgtattttaaaattacagtataagtaaaaaaattaaaaaatcagaTGTAGAGTTCTTTTTCATCCATTGATTGTTCAGTATTACGGTGAATTTCCTTACTCTTCCTACATTTATTGGCAATCATATCATACAAGAAAATTGAtctaaaaaaaagtgtaatgGATAATGACAGAACTAGATGATCCATTGCAGTAATAAATGTTAGGGagtaacaaaaaaattgtattttttacagttttaaaatttgaaacttttattaaaaaaggtaGTACTCttgttaagaaaaaagaaaatgatattttgacatttttaggatgacaaattttttacatcgagtgttatatttttattggtcgatttttaagaaaataaaaaaatataaattttatttttcgacCAATAAAAACATGACACGTCATCGATGTAAAAATTTGTCATCCTAAAAGTATCAAAGtagtatcattttcctaaaaaaacaaaatcaaattagttaagaatgaaaaggaaaaagacaaaaaggaaGAAGTGATTACTAAAAATAACCCTCGTGATGATTATTAGATCATAGATTTTTGGAAAAAGTTAAAACTTTTtgataactatttaattttgtgatagatctatttcaaatatgtttttatagtaaattcaaatagatcaataaaatggtgacatatcaatattaaaaaaaagttgttaaaaatcttaattttttttctttaataattgatTGATAAACATGTCCATAATagcaattttcttctttcaggaGCATGTTATCATTAAAACCATTTttccttaataaaaaaaaagcattgaagaaaaaaatgaagagtaaAATTCAAAGTCATTTCTAATAAATACCTTTGAATGACTTTTTAGTGTAGGgataccaaaaacaaaaatgtatagTCAGAAAGTCAAACCCTGAATTGATTGATTTCTTTACCAAAAAAACCTACAATCTATGAATGGTCTCACAGAGTGGTTGGTGAAGTTGGACTTTGGTTGCTAAAACTCACACCTCGTGGAAATTGCAAacgaaatttattttttttataatgatactTTTGACACccaaattctaacaaatttttgacactggATACGTGTTATAAGTTAATTAGTCCGtatgtttaatgtttaaaaaaattgaagtacaCGTACCAATTGACTTATGACACATGTTCGGTgtcaaaaatttattagaatttaggtgtcaaaatatttttatccttattttttaaaaaaagtattatacttatcttttgaaattaaattgaagtaATAATGGATAAAACTTTAACTAAAATAGaaaaggtttaatgtctcaatggGTCTCTATTTTCGTCAAGAATCTTAAATAggtcattttctttttcggcgtctcaatcaagtccttattttcttaaaactgGATCAAATAGggcctttccgtcaaattgagatgacgccgTTAAGAAGGGTATGTTGACcgtatagttttttattacgtggtattgaaaatgtgactgaattgtatttttttaatttttaaaataaaaaatgaagtatattttgtatatttcatttttcaattcaagaataaaaaaatacaattcagtcatgtttttaatgccacgtaataaaaaactatactGTCAATATACCTTTCCTAATGGCATCATCTCAATTTAACGGAAaggtcctatttgattcaattttacaaaaataaggactcaattaaGACGCCGAAAAAGAAAGGAACATATTGACACATTAAaccaatagaaaaatatttgattttgtaaactGAAAACTTTGCAATATTTTTGTAGCAAgaatatttcatatttgaaaGAGTCCAGAAGCTAAAAGGTCACTTTGTGGGGTTCATTCAAGCTAGAACTGTAACACACAACCCCTGTCATATTCTAtacaaattaattacatttgTGGGGTTTCAATTGGTCTATTTTTACAAATCTAACCTCTTCTCCATAAATACGCTTAATTAGTAGGGATGATAAGCGGAACTAATGTGGATtcagtaatttaatttattgaccTGTTTAGGCATATCTTGCATAATTTAcagtagaaaaatatttttaacacacttaattttttcacatttatttaacattattctttttttattttttattttcttttttttttgaaaaaatataaaattttatatttttataactattttattggtttaaatCCTCCCTTGGTCttaatatttgtatgaaaatctTAGTCTGGTCCTCATGTTTTCAAttgtctcaattaggtcatattttttaaaaaaatgcgTGAATTTTATCCTAACcattaactgatctcaaacgaccTTAAATTTAGTTGAGctgtattttatgttttgatggCGTGGCATTGTGCATTAAAATTGGATGGATGATGTGTTTTAAATCATCAAATCCACGTGGCGTCGGtgcttctttctcttctccttGGTCATTCTCTTCTTCTCCCTCGGTCCTGAAGCTGAGAGAGAAAGCGATGGTCAATAGAACCTTCACCACTGCCCAACACGCCAACTTTTAAGTGTCGGAGTTTGTGTATCTCCTTTCTCGAGTGCCAGAGACTTCCCCCCTTTCTTAAGGACCAGAGACTGCATCTTATGAATGAAAAACCTGTTTACGTCGTGTGAGCTCGTGGAAGCAGTGTCATTAAGAGGCACCATAGAAGTGAGAAGCTCGGTGCAAGGCATTTTCCCCCTTTTTTGCTGGAACCCTAAGAGAGTGAAAAGTcccaatttgattttttgttcattttcagTTTGAGATGCCTTGTTTGagtttcaaattataaaatcatttctttttctaaacGTTATGCAGCTTTTTAacctaaattgagatttgtttaaatatattctgTTTTTGTTAGCTTCCAAAGATTACGCTGAGAACGGTGCTTTTCTTGTTATATGACATTATCTTGTATTTAGTTTTGAAGCACggttaataaattttgttgctTCTAATCTTAACATATTTGAATAGTGATCATTATATTGCTTTTTGCTGAGTCATtactttgtttatttaaaaataactttgtttctttatttaagGATATCTGTTGTAGATCTTGTTCTGGGTAGCAAAGTAGCAGAAGGTAAAGGTTGATTCATCACTGATCTCAGAAGTAACAATGTTTAGTGGTGCCAAATTAAGAAGGCACTCAATTGGAATGACAAGCTCtggaaataatgaaagaaaagttgtTGTTCCTCGTTATCTCAGAGCATCTATTGGCTTCTGTCATGATATTTGTAAATATGGAAGGATGAATGTGGAGGAAGCAAAGCAGACACTCTCCATGCTTAAGAGAGCTGAAAGAAAATCACTTTCTCGAAGTTCAGAGGACAGTAATGGTGGGATAATGATATCAGTTGCCAAACAAAAAGCTTCACTTCATTCTAAGCCAACATAGATCTAGATGTCAACAGTGAAAAGCAGCAAATCAGTTAATTCTGTCATGTAGATTTCTGATGACTCTAACACAAATAAGGTGGAACTCCAATCAAAATcaactggcaaccaaaagtaAATAGGGAATAAAGTTCTGGCAAACACGGGAAAAGCATCACTGCTTAGGGCCGAATCATCATTCCTTTCAATATCACACATTTCTTCAATCATCGAAACAAGGAGAGGGGaaaatcttcaaattttatGGGGGAGATTCCATCAAAATCAACTTCCAAAAGGGTGGAATCTTCACCAGCAACAACTTCTGAGAGGGTGAAAACTCATCCCAAATTAACTCCCAAAATAGTCAAAGCTTCATCAAAATCTATGTCTACGATGAAGCAAGCTTCACCAAAGTCTTGTTTTTGTTAAAACTCAAGGTATATAAAACACAAACTGATGCAATGAGAGAATGTTTTATTCAATAAACAGAGGTGGGCTTATATAAGCCTTTACAATAACTGTCAAATGAACGTGCCATTATGCAGTGCAGTAAAATAGGAATGTAAAATAACAAAGTAACTACCCAAGACTAATTCAATCCTAAAATCTAGGAACTTTATGAGTATGTAACAGAAACTTAACAAAAGAAACCTTAATAACTTAACATTCCCTCCCGTAAGCTAAATGGCTGTATTTAGCTTAATTCAGTAATTGCTATAACTCCAAGCATCTGTCGAATTTTTTCAAACTGATCAAGCTTCAATGCTTTAGTCATTATGTCAGCTACTTGCTCATTGGAACAACAATATGTTAATCGAACTACTTGATCATTAACCAAGTCCCTTAGAAAATGAAATCTTACGGCTATGTGCTTGCTCCTTCCATGGAAGACAGGATTTTTGGATAATTGAATGGTAGAGCTATTGTGACATAAAATTTCAGTTGCTTCCTTTTCTGCTGAACCAAGGTGCTCTAAAATTCTTTGGATCCAAATACACTGGCAGTCACAAGATGCTGCGGCAATATATTCAGCCTCGGTGGTACATAGGCTTACCACAGGCTGCTTTTTTTACATCCACGAAACTGCTCCATTTCCAATCAGAAAAACGGCTCCAGATGTACTCCTTCTATCATCTAAGTCACCTGCATAGTTGCTGTCACTATAAGCCATGAGACCagtctttgtttttctttgatagAATATACCATATTCAAGGGTTCCTTTGAGGTATCTTAATAATCGTTTCACTGCAGCCCAATGTGACTCTTTTGGATTTGCCATGTATCGACTAATTAAACTTACTCCAAACATTAAATATGGCCTGGTCACTGTTAGATACATGAGGCTCCCAACGACTTGTTTGAATTTAGTAGCGTCGACTGCAGCACCTTCAATATCCTTGGATAGTATTGTGCCTGGTACAATTGGATTTCGCACCGAGTTGCTTTCAGCCATGTTGAAACGAGCTAGTACATCATGAGCATACTGTCTTTGACAAATGAAGATTCCTGAGTTTCTTTGTATAACTTCGATTCCAAGGAAGTGTCTCATTTTGCCTAAGTCAGTCATATCAAACTCTACCTTCATTGAGTTTTTAAATTCTTCACACATGTGTTTGCTATTGCCAGTGAAAATCAAATCGTCAACATAGAGACTAACAATTAAAATGTTACCGTGAATCCTTTTTGTGAATAAGGTATGTTCACTGGAGCANCGTTCAAAGTGTTCTTTTGCAAAGTAAGCTTCGATCTTGCTATACCACGCTCTTGGAGCTTGTTTAAGCCCATAAAGTGCTTTCTTGAGACGATAGATGTgatcttcttttcctttcttgatGAAACCTTCAGGTTGGTGGACATATACTTCCTCCATAAGCTCATCATGTAAGAAAGCGCTCTTGACATCAAGTTGCATTACCTCCCATGCATTTTGAGCTGCTAGAGCTAATATCAGTCTCACACTGTCAAGTCTTGCTACTGGAGCGAAAACTTCTGTATAATCTATTCCAAATCGTTGAGCATAGCCTTTGGCCACTAGTCTAGCCTTATACTTTTCTATGTGGccattttcattaaatttggtCTTAAAAATCCACTTGACACCAATGGGTGTTACCCCTTCTGGTGGATTCACAAGTTCCCACGTATGATTCCTTTCTATTGCCTTCATCTCTGCAGTCATAGCCTCTCTCCATTGTTGATTTCTATGCGCCTCTTTGAATGACTGGGGATCTCTAGACTCGGTCATCACCAGTGCTAGTAAATTCTCCTCTTCTACTGTAAAGGTGGTTTCGTAATCCGACAGCCACGCTGGTTATCTTCGTGATCTTGGAGCCAAAATCTCTGCTGAGGAATCAATATGTTCTGAATTGGAAGTTGGTCCGTGTGCTTCATTATCACTAGTTGATATATCATGTGATGTCGACTCTGCACTTTCATTTATTGGGTCTACTGTGACGGCTTCATTTCCTGCATTCTCATTCATTTGGTCTACAGTGACTACTTCATTTCCTGCATTTTCATTCACTGGGTCTACTGTGGTTGCTTCATTTTCCCAATCTAGAACCGTAGTTTTGACTTTTTTTGTGTTTTCGTTCCAATTCCAGCTTTTATCTTCTTCAAACACCACGTCTCTACTCACAATTACACGCTTTGTAACTGGATTGAATAATTTGTATGCTTTAGATTCGTCACTTACGCCCAGCAGAATACACGGGTGGCTTTTGTCATCAAGCTTGCTTCTCTTTTGATCTAGAATATGCACATGAGCAATGCAACCAAATGTTCGAAAATAATCAACTCGTGGTTTGATTCCGCTCCACATCTCCTCTGGGGTTCGCTGATCAATGGCAGAAGTAGGACTT from Vigna radiata var. radiata cultivar VC1973A chromosome 9, Vradiata_ver6, whole genome shotgun sequence carries:
- the LOC106773206 gene encoding pentatricopeptide repeat-containing protein At2g46050, mitochondrial; translated protein: MLCKFHLKKQLPFPPIAYSFATRYTHSWSKLRVFMPFPDETNLRDPCTVHLFYANALKVSTKWALFPEGKQLHAHLIKFGFCHVLSLQNQILSLYLKCKETKDAQKLFEELPVRNVVSWNILIRGILGCGNAVENDSNPQLCFSYFKRMLLETVVPDSTTLNGLIGVCIKFRDIDLGFQLHCFAVKLRLDLDCFVGSVLIDLYAKFGLVKNARMVFHVVPQRDLVMWNVMISCYALNRSPEEALGMFNLMRSDCGNGDEFTFSIVLSVCDTLDYYDFGRQLHGHILKQSFDSDVSVATALINMYAKNENITDAHKTFDRMVIRNVVAWNTIIVGCGNCGEGNEVMKLLKEMLHEGVSPDELTISSTISSCGYTCAITETMLVHAFAVKSSFQEFVSVVNSLISAYSKCGSIANASQCFRLAAEPDLVTWSSLISAYAFHGLAKEATETFEKMLSCGVIPDQISFLGVLCACSHSGLVAKGLHYFNLMTSVYQIVPESGHYTCLVDLLGRYGLINEAFEFLRSLPMEAESNTLGAFIGSCNIHANIELAKWAAERLFIIEPEESVNYAVMSNIYASHRHWCDVERVRGMMGKKGDARVPGCSWIENGNRVHSFVSNDKTHPLSYIYGVHAN